One Coraliomargarita parva DNA segment encodes these proteins:
- a CDS encoding DUF3592 domain-containing protein — translation MLAYGIALVVLIFAAARIGIGDKDNRIRLLIIGASLFAASWCASLAGKSQREWAATADWLNAGATIRQSEIETYTKRVGTGDNRHTETGYRFQVSYTYRVNGQDYTGQRYALGIYNSSESEIRQLAKLYPEGNPITIMYNPKAPEESAIIRGDASNAPFLYYLAGIPASFGLWTIWKNLNAARSDR, via the coding sequence ATGTTAGCTTATGGTATCGCACTGGTCGTCCTCATCTTCGCCGCAGCCCGGATCGGCATCGGGGACAAGGACAACCGTATACGCCTACTCATCATCGGGGCCTCCCTCTTCGCCGCGTCATGGTGCGCTTCGCTGGCCGGCAAGTCTCAACGGGAATGGGCAGCCACCGCCGATTGGCTGAACGCCGGTGCCACGATACGGCAGAGCGAGATCGAGACCTACACCAAGCGCGTCGGCACGGGCGATAACCGACACACGGAGACAGGCTACCGCTTCCAGGTGAGCTATACCTACCGAGTCAATGGACAGGATTACACAGGACAGCGCTATGCCCTAGGCATCTACAACAGCTCCGAATCAGAAATACGACAGCTGGCAAAGCTTTACCCTGAAGGGAACCCCATCACCATCATGTATAATCCAAAGGCGCCCGAAGAGAGCGCAATCATCCGGGGCGATGCCAGCAACGCCCCTTTTCTCTACTACCTCGCAGGAATTCCGGCCTCGTTCGGTTTGTGGACAATCTGGAAAAACCTGAACGCCGCCCGTAGTGACCGGTAA
- a CDS encoding transposase — MRRTKVRGTVAVYHCMTRVVNGEMLLRGRAKEILRKMLWQVADFSGVEVLTYCVMSNHFHVLVRVPEAKAVSDAELMRRYRVLYPKPTQYQTATAAVMKQQLQDGGAEAVAIRTQLLARMGDISEYMKAVKQRFSVWYNRNHGRYGTLWANRFKSVLVEGKGNSLQTVAAYIDLNPVRAGLVKDPKDYRFCGYAEAVAGLSRARAGLLAIWGDHAKRRAGGIDVQAALQAHRLLIFGKGSSPWIHKGKVINRKAALRVLEQESGRLPRGVALRCRVRYFTDGAILGSTEFVRGFFVDWQMRRGLRRRPKVNVMAGCDWGDLAVIHPLRRDVFS, encoded by the coding sequence ATGCGGCGTACGAAGGTTCGTGGGACGGTGGCGGTTTACCACTGCATGACTCGTGTGGTGAACGGTGAGATGCTCTTGAGGGGGCGGGCGAAGGAAATACTGCGCAAGATGCTGTGGCAGGTGGCGGACTTCAGCGGGGTGGAGGTTTTGACATATTGTGTGATGTCGAACCACTTTCATGTATTGGTGCGGGTGCCGGAGGCGAAAGCAGTGAGTGATGCGGAGCTAATGCGGCGTTATCGTGTGCTGTATCCGAAGCCCACTCAATACCAGACGGCAACAGCGGCAGTGATGAAACAGCAGCTACAGGATGGCGGTGCTGAGGCGGTTGCGATTCGTACGCAACTGCTGGCGCGTATGGGAGATATTTCCGAGTACATGAAAGCGGTGAAGCAGCGCTTTTCCGTCTGGTATAACCGTAATCATGGGCGGTACGGAACTTTGTGGGCGAACCGTTTCAAGAGCGTTCTGGTTGAGGGGAAGGGGAATTCCTTGCAGACAGTGGCGGCTTACATCGATTTGAATCCGGTCCGTGCGGGCCTGGTGAAGGATCCGAAGGATTACCGTTTTTGTGGCTATGCGGAGGCGGTAGCAGGCTTGTCCAGGGCGCGTGCCGGCTTACTTGCGATTTGGGGCGATCATGCGAAGCGTCGGGCGGGCGGGATTGACGTGCAAGCGGCCCTACAAGCACATCGGCTCTTGATTTTCGGGAAGGGCTCGAGCCCTTGGATCCATAAAGGCAAGGTGATCAACCGAAAGGCAGCGTTGCGGGTGCTGGAGCAGGAGTCCGGGCGTTTGCCGAGGGGAGTAGCGCTACGTTGCCGGGTGCGCTATTTCACGGATGGCGCAATACTGGGCTCGACGGAGTTTGTGCGTGGTTTTTTTGTCGACTGGCAGATGAGGCGAGGGTTACGGCGCCGGCCCAAGGTCAATGTGATGGCCGGGTGCGATTGGGGTGATTTAGCGGTCATTCATCCCCTGAGGCGGGATGTGTTTAGCTAG
- a CDS encoding Gfo/Idh/MocA family oxidoreductase produces the protein MARNGSDYYEGKVRLGLVGCGARGQEHLLAARELSGRCQWRFLCDSQPEVLREAARLVPGCRTGTDLRELLHEAPCDLVVMALPPDVDRSGLVKALAESSVKAVLVEKPAGLSADSVVQAYGGLTQPVWVCHQMRLLPWMQALKEWWGRQPDCANLRVELRSYGKLYDQGVHLLDLLYWLQGGRITQQPSHVLLEDEPARLAQCHPLHPGWRYDSKHPGAQWSELELQADRSSGLPGFSLKAGPLAFEGPDWLGKEIRITGGRGGLTASAAGGLRFEGEWAKQNLDYPGDASRYQEATRAVYRSLSDYVQRRLAVDEVALPRINAHVSVLRWLEGVLSVPARRLPEPAYLARTRERAEDPVSVIVPLSDHRGLGVECIRSWLTQSQVADEAYELIVISNPQTMGVAEQIRPLLRERDQLIHNSAEEVPLGQGDMIEYVMGVEASDSEFIFMSEPHCIALPDTVQQLRRAFLTTEAAGFCTDTIERVDTLGGKMESLYYEEGFESWKQPGAWEKMIMRGFGVRRSAYRAVGGLNLRYGRFCEWLLAADLHRRGYYLTYVPEVAIVHCYTQDIRYLNDAIEEFVMGQSLYLEETPLPERADYFPEPTMVQSPSDPEWGRVRRQLMGKLSVLAEALRPSGMAMARCKRDVHALLVHLLRWKRRWSFSHFKGFYESQVAYAFHKHRYPAGTSLGASTAISLAQGWDASTLQPPVGQGFYTVEPYDAQRFCWMAPIGGLPLELPAGSSVLELRLVPILKLKPECLMARVSRSGVRVTRIECLRKEARLRFHLENVGAACRIWFGLKSPRFSAMAPETRSLGIPVATIRLTTTSHTTQCDPCCHISDT, from the coding sequence ATGGCACGAAACGGATCCGATTACTATGAGGGCAAGGTCCGGCTTGGATTGGTCGGCTGCGGGGCACGTGGTCAGGAGCATCTCTTGGCTGCGCGTGAGCTGTCGGGCCGTTGCCAATGGCGCTTCCTTTGTGACAGTCAGCCGGAAGTCTTGCGTGAGGCGGCTCGGCTTGTCCCTGGCTGTCGCACAGGCACAGACCTGCGTGAACTTTTGCATGAGGCGCCTTGTGACCTTGTGGTTATGGCCTTGCCCCCGGATGTCGATCGTTCCGGCCTGGTCAAGGCCTTGGCGGAATCGTCGGTTAAGGCGGTACTGGTGGAGAAGCCGGCGGGCTTGTCCGCTGACTCGGTTGTGCAGGCTTACGGCGGCTTGACGCAGCCGGTCTGGGTTTGTCACCAGATGCGCTTGCTTCCCTGGATGCAGGCCTTGAAGGAGTGGTGGGGGCGTCAGCCTGACTGTGCCAACTTGCGGGTGGAGCTGCGAAGTTACGGCAAGCTCTACGATCAGGGCGTTCATTTACTGGATCTCTTGTATTGGCTGCAGGGAGGGCGCATCACACAGCAGCCCTCGCATGTGCTGCTGGAAGATGAGCCGGCGCGGTTGGCACAGTGCCACCCATTGCACCCCGGTTGGCGCTACGACTCGAAGCATCCCGGCGCCCAATGGTCAGAGCTCGAACTGCAGGCCGACCGGTCTTCTGGGCTTCCCGGATTTTCGCTGAAAGCGGGGCCTTTGGCCTTTGAGGGGCCGGACTGGCTCGGCAAAGAGATACGGATCACTGGCGGGCGGGGAGGATTGACCGCCTCGGCGGCGGGTGGTTTACGTTTTGAGGGAGAATGGGCGAAGCAGAACCTGGACTATCCAGGAGATGCCAGCCGTTATCAGGAGGCGACGCGAGCCGTCTACCGCAGCTTGTCCGATTATGTGCAGAGGCGTCTTGCGGTCGACGAGGTGGCGCTGCCTCGCATCAATGCGCATGTCTCGGTGCTTCGATGGTTGGAAGGCGTGTTGTCGGTGCCGGCGCGGCGTCTGCCGGAACCGGCCTATCTGGCCCGCACGCGGGAGCGCGCCGAGGATCCCGTCTCGGTGATCGTCCCCCTTTCGGACCATCGCGGGCTCGGGGTGGAATGTATCCGGAGCTGGTTGACGCAATCGCAGGTGGCTGACGAAGCGTACGAGCTGATTGTGATCAGTAACCCGCAGACCATGGGTGTGGCTGAGCAAATACGTCCGCTCCTTCGTGAGAGGGACCAGTTGATCCACAACTCGGCCGAGGAAGTGCCGCTCGGGCAGGGCGATATGATCGAATATGTGATGGGGGTGGAAGCCTCTGACTCGGAATTCATCTTCATGAGCGAGCCCCATTGTATTGCGCTTCCGGATACGGTTCAGCAGTTGAGGCGGGCATTTCTCACTACGGAAGCGGCGGGCTTTTGCACGGACACGATCGAGCGAGTGGACACCCTGGGAGGGAAGATGGAAAGCCTGTATTATGAAGAGGGCTTCGAGAGCTGGAAGCAGCCGGGCGCCTGGGAGAAAATGATCATGCGCGGCTTTGGCGTGCGCCGCTCGGCCTACCGGGCGGTGGGCGGCCTGAACCTGCGGTACGGTCGTTTTTGCGAGTGGCTTTTGGCGGCGGACCTTCACCGCCGGGGCTATTACCTGACCTATGTTCCTGAAGTCGCCATTGTTCATTGTTATACGCAGGATATCCGCTATTTGAACGATGCGATCGAGGAATTCGTCATGGGGCAGTCCCTGTATCTCGAAGAGACGCCGCTGCCGGAACGTGCCGATTATTTTCCCGAGCCAACGATGGTTCAGTCGCCTTCGGATCCGGAGTGGGGCCGGGTGCGAAGGCAGCTGATGGGGAAACTGTCGGTGCTGGCGGAAGCATTACGGCCTTCCGGTATGGCGATGGCCCGGTGCAAGCGCGATGTGCATGCGCTACTGGTACACCTGCTTCGATGGAAACGCCGCTGGAGCTTCAGCCATTTCAAGGGATTTTACGAAAGCCAGGTCGCCTATGCGTTTCACAAGCATCGCTACCCGGCCGGTACGTCCCTGGGAGCTTCAACAGCCATCAGCTTGGCGCAGGGGTGGGATGCGTCGACGCTTCAGCCACCGGTGGGGCAGGGGTTCTACACAGTTGAGCCTTATGATGCGCAACGCTTTTGCTGGATGGCGCCGATCGGGGGGCTTCCACTTGAATTGCCGGCTGGGTCTTCTGTGCTGGAGTTGCGGCTCGTGCCGATCCTCAAGCTGAAGCCGGAGTGCCTGATGGCTCGTGTCAGCCGCTCCGGGGTCCGGGTGACACGGATCGAATGCTTGCGCAAGGAAGCACGCTTACGTTTTCACTTGGAGAATGTAGGTGCCGCTTGCCGCATCTGGTTTGGGTTGAAGTCGCCCCGTTTTTCTGCGATGGCTCCGGAAACGCGCAGTCTGGGCATCCCGGTTGCTACAATCCGCCTGACGACCACCTCTCATACGACCCAATGCGATCCCTGCTGCCATATTTCAGATACCTAA
- a CDS encoding ABC transporter ATP-binding protein, with the protein MRSLLPYFRYLKQHKLAYFGGLLLGVIFAATSGFGMAFITAKILPVLFSKDADYGTDQKLLMISLIPAVAILKGVSGYFSSYLVSYCERKITLKLQAELMEFLQTLSLSFYHKNRTGNLMARVLNDNARIAAVVTRCAADMVRQPVAIFGAFCVIVYLSFQNHDIGFLAVALLLLPVCIALARSVGTRITAREKQIGMSEGSLHSIIHESIASARETRAFNLHERELSQFNRKARWQMKVMLRLIAYRNAISPMVEIVSAFGVAAALLIATKSGISIEAIVPLLLALYLCYKPWKTLGKIYAEVQRASMAVERINRIYATREVLPEPAHPRTCGPFREALSMDGVSFAYRKQKLVLKQLDLTIRKGEVVALVGPSGAGKSTISHLLCRFYDPQRGTVRYDGVDVREFRQADLRHRMAFVPQDSFLYADTVRENIRMGRLDASDAEVEEAARKANALAFIEDLPQGFDTVVSERGASLSGGQRQRIAIARAFLRDAEILILDEATSSLDADSEWVIQQALERLFENRTVIIIAHRYSTIRMADRILLFEDGQLLMAGDEYELEQASPFFRNVKFAGSDQFTSRLNE; encoded by the coding sequence ATGCGATCCCTGCTGCCATATTTCAGATACCTAAAGCAACACAAGCTCGCCTATTTCGGCGGGCTCCTGCTGGGGGTGATCTTTGCGGCGACCAGCGGATTCGGCATGGCCTTCATTACAGCCAAAATCCTGCCGGTTCTCTTTTCCAAAGATGCGGATTACGGCACGGACCAGAAGCTGCTGATGATCAGCCTGATTCCGGCGGTGGCCATTCTCAAGGGGGTGAGTGGCTACTTCAGTAGCTATCTGGTCAGCTATTGTGAGCGTAAGATCACCTTGAAACTGCAGGCCGAGCTGATGGAGTTCCTGCAGACGCTTTCCCTATCCTTCTACCACAAAAACCGGACCGGCAACCTGATGGCGCGTGTCTTGAACGACAATGCCCGAATCGCCGCGGTGGTCACCCGCTGTGCCGCGGACATGGTCCGGCAGCCGGTTGCGATTTTCGGTGCGTTCTGTGTCATTGTTTACCTGTCGTTCCAGAATCATGACATCGGTTTTCTGGCTGTCGCACTGCTACTTTTGCCCGTCTGTATCGCACTGGCACGTTCGGTCGGCACGCGCATCACCGCCCGTGAAAAGCAAATCGGGATGAGTGAGGGCTCGCTCCACTCCATCATTCACGAGAGCATCGCATCCGCGCGCGAGACCCGGGCTTTCAACTTGCATGAGCGGGAGCTGTCGCAGTTCAACCGGAAAGCCCGGTGGCAGATGAAGGTCATGTTGAGGCTGATCGCCTACCGGAACGCGATTTCACCGATGGTCGAGATTGTTTCCGCATTCGGGGTGGCGGCCGCACTCCTGATTGCGACCAAGAGCGGGATTTCGATCGAGGCCATCGTGCCGCTTCTTCTGGCCCTCTATCTTTGTTACAAGCCATGGAAGACACTAGGCAAGATTTATGCTGAGGTACAACGAGCGTCTATGGCTGTCGAACGTATCAACCGAATTTATGCCACCCGAGAGGTGCTGCCGGAACCGGCGCATCCGCGTACGTGTGGCCCATTCCGGGAAGCCTTGTCGATGGATGGGGTCAGTTTCGCCTACCGGAAGCAGAAGCTGGTACTCAAGCAGCTTGATTTGACCATCCGCAAAGGGGAGGTCGTTGCGCTGGTCGGACCGAGCGGAGCCGGCAAGTCGACCATCAGCCACCTGCTCTGCCGCTTCTATGATCCCCAGCGAGGTACGGTGCGCTATGACGGGGTGGATGTCCGTGAATTCCGCCAGGCGGATTTGCGTCATCGAATGGCTTTCGTTCCTCAGGACAGCTTTCTCTATGCGGACACGGTACGGGAAAATATCCGGATGGGGCGACTGGATGCGAGTGACGCCGAGGTCGAGGAAGCCGCACGCAAAGCCAATGCGCTGGCCTTCATTGAGGATCTGCCTCAGGGTTTTGATACGGTGGTTTCAGAGCGCGGCGCCAGTCTCTCCGGCGGTCAGCGCCAGCGTATCGCCATCGCGCGGGCCTTTTTGCGGGACGCCGAAATCCTGATTCTGGACGAAGCGACCTCCTCACTGGATGCCGACAGCGAATGGGTCATCCAGCAGGCATTGGAGCGTCTTTTCGAAAACCGGACCGTGATCATCATCGCCCACCGCTATTCCACGATCCGCATGGCCGACCGGATCCTTTTGTTCGAGGACGGGCAACTTTTGATGGCGGGCGACGAGTACGAACTGGAGCAGGCGTCTCCGTTCTTCAGAAACGTAAAGTTTGCCGGAAGCGATCAATTTACCAGCAGACTCAATGAATAA
- a CDS encoding glycosyltransferase family 2 protein: MRPTKANYPDPLPITAILPVYNCAHRMREHMENAQGWLRHVAEVVVVDSHSTDETLAIIKEYTASLDVKYVQHPPGLYACWNRGVQEATSPFIYFSTIGDHISYAGLCALLGTIRRFHADVAISPPRFTYESGTAVKSKEVKWPIHEIIDDLKLTEPTLMDQRVLYNYILVYLERAVLGSSASNLYKRTILKRYPFSDDFLSAGDSSWIIEHNFDVRVAIHPEVLASYLFHVKDWSYDLDEAQRGQLLRRRFAYRAYSRSLDNSPKLSPSVARDLKQVVEDSLGQPIEKDIRPVDMGFLHKIIQQQTVETQLLLDQLNAVNLRLEYLQRKQAEKAYRQRLGALRYIWLPAVQNRRARKKLKLQLDEMSGIPGLKWDSSFV; encoded by the coding sequence ATGCGACCTACCAAAGCAAATTATCCGGACCCACTGCCAATCACCGCAATCCTCCCGGTTTACAATTGTGCCCACCGCATGCGTGAGCACATGGAGAACGCGCAGGGCTGGTTGCGTCATGTGGCCGAAGTGGTCGTGGTGGATTCCCATTCCACCGACGAGACACTGGCGATCATCAAGGAGTACACCGCGAGCTTGGATGTGAAGTATGTCCAGCATCCCCCCGGCCTGTACGCCTGCTGGAATCGGGGTGTGCAGGAAGCCACCAGTCCCTTTATCTATTTTTCCACTATTGGCGATCATATCTCCTATGCGGGTTTATGTGCGCTGCTGGGGACGATCCGCCGCTTCCATGCGGACGTGGCAATCAGCCCGCCGCGTTTTACCTACGAATCCGGCACCGCAGTGAAGTCGAAGGAGGTGAAGTGGCCGATTCATGAGATCATCGACGACCTGAAACTGACCGAGCCGACCTTGATGGACCAGCGTGTCCTCTACAATTATATCCTGGTCTATCTAGAGCGTGCGGTTTTGGGGAGCAGCGCGAGCAATCTCTACAAGCGCACGATCCTGAAACGCTATCCCTTCTCCGATGACTTTCTGTCTGCCGGGGACAGCTCATGGATTATCGAGCATAACTTTGATGTACGTGTAGCGATCCACCCGGAGGTACTCGCGTCCTATCTCTTCCATGTGAAAGATTGGAGCTATGATCTGGACGAAGCGCAGCGTGGCCAATTGCTCCGGCGCAGGTTTGCCTACCGGGCCTACAGCCGATCCCTGGACAATTCCCCGAAACTGAGTCCCTCGGTGGCCCGGGACCTCAAGCAGGTCGTTGAAGATTCGCTCGGGCAACCGATCGAGAAGGATATACGGCCGGTCGACATGGGTTTTCTTCATAAGATTATCCAGCAGCAAACCGTCGAGACCCAGTTATTGCTGGATCAGTTGAATGCGGTCAACCTGCGTCTGGAATACCTGCAGCGCAAGCAAGCGGAGAAAGCCTATCGGCAGCGTCTGGGCGCGCTGCGTTACATTTGGCTGCCGGCGGTGCAAAACCGACGTGCGCGCAAGAAGTTGAAGTTGCAACTGGACGAAATGTCGGGGATTCCGGGGCTTAAATGGGATAGTTCGTTTGTTTGA
- a CDS encoding sulfotransferase domain-containing protein, with the protein MFELFKKTRGPRAEADCLFHVTHAKAGSSWLYRIFKTAYDERTPLRVGEKIEDLQYQPGAIYSALFCDYPRFRKLKFAQKQPTFFVIRDIRDTLTSLYFSLKYSHVPNPNVLQAREEMKDMSDEEGLLHVFRKRSAKFLFTQSSWMESGLPVYRYEEIFESQGQMLIPILQELRFDFDADYLLKVIEQLTFEKEFGRKPGETDIHSHGRSGKPGSWKEYMTPELEEFIDTSLSAHIKQTNYPI; encoded by the coding sequence ATGTTCGAGCTGTTCAAGAAGACTCGCGGCCCCCGGGCCGAAGCGGACTGCCTCTTTCATGTCACCCACGCGAAAGCCGGCTCCAGCTGGCTCTACAGGATATTCAAAACCGCGTATGACGAGCGAACTCCCCTACGCGTCGGGGAAAAGATCGAGGATCTGCAGTATCAACCCGGTGCCATCTACAGCGCGCTGTTCTGCGACTACCCGCGGTTTAGGAAGCTGAAATTTGCACAGAAGCAACCCACCTTCTTCGTCATTCGGGACATCAGGGACACCCTGACCTCGCTCTACTTCTCACTCAAGTATTCGCACGTCCCGAATCCGAATGTGCTGCAGGCCAGGGAAGAGATGAAGGACATGAGCGACGAGGAAGGGCTGCTGCATGTCTTCCGGAAGCGCAGCGCCAAGTTCCTCTTCACCCAAAGCTCGTGGATGGAGTCGGGGCTGCCGGTTTACCGCTACGAGGAGATCTTTGAGTCACAGGGACAAATGCTGATCCCGATTCTTCAGGAGCTCCGCTTTGATTTCGATGCGGACTACCTATTGAAAGTCATCGAACAGCTGACTTTCGAGAAGGAGTTCGGCCGCAAGCCGGGAGAGACCGACATTCATTCACACGGCCGGAGCGGCAAGCCCGGATCCTGGAAAGAATACATGACACCGGAACTGGAGGAATTCATCGACACCAGCCTCTCGGCTCATATCAAACAAACGAACTATCCCATTTAA
- a CDS encoding adenylosuccinate synthetase, giving the protein MLTEFTSQLIADTGISTGDEGKGRVILEIVNELRETTGREDAVAAVMKVNGGSNSGHTVAGLKLNLLPGGVADPKVPYLPIGAGVVADPRKFLWEAAYAEKYGYTALKRLAIDERCLMSDLCHRLLDLAWEDYRVHVQKGDPRGSTGRGITPAYLDEVGQFQIYYADFLGSKNFFADKMRGRIDRALRVIEFVCQVAPERWAGFFQTLTTAETKANAEIIESGAFPAAEFDFGQFAGEAPFTLDADKLIEAYWAAGQQLAPQIVDVRELVLREQDKGNYIIGEFGQAFWLDKRHGFPPNVTASHTFTPEFFQSAGIPAQPIHNVGCCKAYDTKVGTHVFVSEIELDHPLSCKLRKIEFGATTGRQRMVGWYDAVEKGDALRYGGYQDLVLNKLDALSHSGEWQGELKICIAYEDKHGNILHHVPRNGKVHKTLKPVFKTVPGWSEDISEVRSFADLPENAKVYVAWLMKALIDVANHGDQNKNRYPNLRYIGVGPAPSQIIKDVPEIRELLQLAK; this is encoded by the coding sequence ATGCTCACCGAATTTACCTCCCAACTCATCGCTGACACGGGCATATCCACAGGGGACGAAGGCAAAGGCCGCGTCATCCTTGAAATCGTCAACGAACTGCGTGAAACCACCGGCCGTGAAGATGCCGTGGCCGCGGTCATGAAAGTCAACGGCGGGTCCAACTCGGGCCACACGGTGGCCGGCCTCAAGCTCAACCTGCTGCCCGGCGGCGTCGCCGACCCGAAGGTGCCCTACCTCCCGATTGGCGCAGGCGTCGTGGCCGATCCCCGAAAATTCCTCTGGGAAGCGGCCTATGCCGAAAAATACGGCTACACCGCGCTGAAGCGGCTCGCCATCGACGAGCGCTGTCTCATGTCCGACCTCTGCCACCGCCTGCTCGACCTCGCGTGGGAAGACTACCGCGTGCATGTTCAAAAGGGCGATCCCCGCGGCTCCACCGGCCGGGGCATCACGCCGGCCTACCTCGACGAGGTCGGGCAGTTCCAAATCTACTACGCCGACTTCCTCGGCTCGAAGAACTTTTTCGCCGACAAGATGCGCGGACGCATCGACCGCGCGCTGCGTGTCATCGAGTTCGTCTGCCAAGTCGCTCCCGAGCGTTGGGCTGGCTTCTTCCAAACCCTCACCACCGCGGAAACCAAGGCCAATGCCGAGATTATCGAAAGCGGCGCCTTCCCCGCCGCGGAGTTTGACTTCGGCCAGTTTGCCGGCGAGGCCCCCTTCACTCTGGATGCAGACAAGTTGATCGAAGCCTACTGGGCCGCCGGCCAGCAGCTCGCCCCGCAAATTGTGGACGTCCGCGAACTGGTCCTCCGTGAACAGGACAAAGGGAACTATATCATCGGCGAGTTCGGCCAGGCCTTCTGGCTGGACAAACGCCACGGCTTCCCGCCCAACGTCACCGCCTCCCACACCTTTACCCCGGAATTCTTCCAATCCGCCGGCATTCCGGCACAACCGATCCACAACGTCGGTTGTTGCAAGGCCTACGACACAAAGGTCGGCACCCACGTGTTCGTCTCCGAAATCGAACTCGACCACCCGCTCAGCTGCAAGCTGCGCAAGATCGAGTTCGGCGCCACCACCGGCCGCCAACGTATGGTCGGCTGGTACGACGCCGTGGAAAAAGGTGACGCGCTGCGCTACGGCGGCTACCAGGACCTCGTGCTGAACAAGTTGGACGCGCTCTCCCACTCCGGCGAATGGCAGGGCGAGCTGAAGATCTGCATCGCCTACGAGGACAAGCACGGCAATATCCTGCACCACGTCCCGCGCAATGGGAAGGTACACAAGACCCTCAAGCCCGTCTTCAAAACAGTCCCCGGATGGAGCGAGGACATCTCCGAAGTGCGCAGCTTTGCCGACCTCCCGGAAAACGCCAAGGTCTACGTGGCCTGGCTGATGAAGGCGCTGATCGACGTGGCCAACCACGGAGACCAGAACAAGAATCGGTATCCGAACCTTCGATACATCGGCGTCGGCCCCGCGCCCAGCCAGATCATCAAGGACGTGCCGGAGATCCGAGAACTGCTCCAACTGGCGAAGTAG
- the guaB gene encoding IMP dehydrogenase: MTVPAIPRIEDFYQPADAFFSSNLPVGLTYDDVSLATLYSEVLPRQTNLATRLSEALELQIPIISSDMDTVTESKMAIQMALNGGLGLIHYNMNDEKQVKEVARVKNHIHGFIQEPIKVGPEQKIGEILERIADRGYGFSTFPVVDAGNKLLGLLPGRVVKPRYADRLVSEAMTQRDQVYTLQEKEITKDPIQVADKFFTEHLGIHKLLVVDEQDRLRGLFTLSDIERIETESQQSVKPARDAHFRLMCGAAISAHRKPDGELDRDRILGHVGQLVDEGVDAIAVSTAHGFSKGVGDSVRMLRSEFPELTLIAGNVTSAEGVEFLAKAGANTIKIGQGPGSICTTRIVAGVGIPQMTALYVASKAAAQNGVSILADGGITKSGDMVKALTLADGVMCGSLLAGCNEAPGQIIEINGKLYKQYRGMGSNAAMKDGSASRYGHDRKDVTTKAAAEGIEALKEAAGSLSGVLRELVGGIQSGMGYLGAANLTQLRANARYIRVSPAGQKESAPHDVITVKTSDTETSK, encoded by the coding sequence ATGACAGTGCCCGCCATTCCAAGGATCGAAGACTTCTATCAACCGGCCGATGCGTTTTTCAGCAGCAACCTACCGGTCGGCTTGACCTACGACGACGTCTCGCTCGCCACCCTCTACTCGGAGGTGCTCCCCCGTCAGACCAATCTGGCCACCCGCCTTTCCGAGGCGCTTGAGTTGCAGATTCCAATCATCTCTTCCGATATGGACACGGTCACCGAGTCCAAGATGGCTATCCAGATGGCGCTGAACGGCGGCCTCGGATTGATCCACTACAACATGAACGACGAGAAGCAGGTCAAGGAAGTAGCCCGGGTCAAGAACCACATCCACGGCTTCATCCAGGAACCGATCAAAGTCGGCCCCGAACAAAAAATCGGTGAGATCCTCGAACGCATCGCCGACCGCGGCTATGGCTTCAGTACTTTCCCGGTTGTCGACGCAGGCAACAAACTGCTCGGCCTGCTCCCCGGCCGCGTGGTCAAGCCGCGCTACGCCGACCGCCTGGTCTCCGAGGCCATGACCCAACGCGATCAGGTCTACACGCTTCAGGAAAAGGAAATCACAAAAGATCCGATCCAGGTGGCGGACAAGTTCTTCACCGAGCATCTCGGCATCCATAAGCTGCTCGTGGTGGATGAACAGGACCGCCTGCGCGGCCTCTTCACCCTGAGCGACATCGAACGTATCGAAACCGAATCCCAGCAGTCCGTGAAGCCGGCCCGTGATGCCCACTTCCGCCTCATGTGCGGCGCCGCGATCTCCGCCCACCGCAAGCCGGACGGCGAACTCGACAGGGACCGCATTCTCGGTCACGTCGGCCAGCTAGTCGACGAGGGTGTGGACGCGATCGCGGTCTCCACCGCACACGGCTTCTCCAAGGGCGTGGGCGATTCGGTCCGTATGCTCCGTTCGGAATTTCCCGAACTGACGCTCATCGCCGGCAATGTGACCAGTGCCGAAGGCGTGGAATTCCTCGCCAAGGCCGGCGCCAACACGATTAAGATCGGCCAAGGCCCCGGTTCCATTTGCACCACTCGCATCGTGGCCGGTGTCGGCATCCCCCAGATGACCGCCCTCTACGTGGCCTCCAAAGCCGCCGCCCAGAACGGGGTTAGCATCTTGGCCGACGGCGGGATTACCAAGTCCGGCGACATGGTCAAGGCCCTCACTCTCGCAGACGGCGTGATGTGCGGCAGCCTGCTCGCGGGCTGCAACGAGGCTCCCGGACAGATCATCGAAATCAACGGCAAGCTTTACAAGCAGTACCGCGGAATGGGCAGTAATGCGGCCATGAAGGACGGTTCCGCCTCCCGCTACGGCCACGACCGCAAGGACGTCACCACCAAGGCCGCAGCCGAAGGCATCGAAGCACTCAAGGAGGCGGCCGGTTCACTTTCCGGCGTGCTCCGCGAACTTGTCGGAGGCATCCAGTCCGGTATGGGCTACCTTGGTGCCGCTAACCTCACCCAGCTCCGGGCCAATGCCCGCTACATCCGCGTCAGCCCGGCGGGCCAGAAGGAGTCGGCCCCGCACGACGTGATCACAGTCAAGACTAGCGACACGGAAACCAGCAAGTAA